In the genome of Vespa crabro chromosome 1, iyVesCrab1.2, whole genome shotgun sequence, the window TGACAGTTCATCTTCTATCTGTGATATCcgcattttgaaaaattctacACCTTCTAAATATCAATCCGACAGCGATGACACAAATCAAACAAAAAGATTTGCACGGTTTTCCAACCTAAATAATGTGAGCAACATAGAGAGTGATTCTgtcaatgaaaatttcataCCAAGGACCAACACGAGACGTAAgagaaaattcaaaaagatGGCTGTTGATTCTGATTCAAATCCATCAACATCTCAAACAGTTACTATTATGTCAACTACTTTAGGCGGAAAAAAGCGAGTTCTCAGGAatgattgtaaaaataaatatggagCCATATGGTAATATTTTGTGATTCCACGAAGTTCTAATTAATCCTaactaaattatttattaaattttattatttttaggtgTGGCAAACGTAAGAGATCATGCAGAGAACGTTCTACCGACTGTGAAATGCGTTCTTTGAAACCAAATAGAACCTCGAAATCAAAAATTCGAGGAAAAATACAAGGTGAAGATACTGTAGATTGCTCACGTATATCAAGTTCAAGTATTTCTTCTAGCGATTCCGAAAATGGTATAATCACAAATGACGAGGATCGTGAAGGTAAATAAATCGTAAGAAGTGCGATACATAATTatcatgtaaaaaaatattatcgtagtacttaattatcgtttacTTTTCCTATCTTAGGAGATGACGAACAATCTGATTGGATAGTTGAATCAAATTGGTGGGACGATGGAGACAGCACAAGTGAAGACAAATTAGGAACAGATTCGACATTCCAAATGATATTACATGGTAGCTTTGAACATTCTACTgatgaaagtagaaaaagatatagacaAAGAGTTAAACGAATTCGTGAAGGTCTCACTGGTAGAGAAATTCGTGCTGGTCGCCGTCACGTCGACAATAAACCTGGATATTCCATAATTACTTCGGCAAATGAGAAAGTATCAAGATTTCTACAAGATCCAACTCAAAGTGAACTTAAATTACATCCTATGCGTCAAGCCGAACGGGAGAAGCTACGTCGTCTTGCAAATTTATACAGTTTAAGTTTAAAAGGTGATTTAGGTTGtccaatattatataaaacacgACACACAACTCAAGCTGTATGCGTAGATCAAGTATCGTTAAACAGATTCTCTGATTACAAAAGATTAAGGAAGACACCTCCGAACTCACCTAATCCTGATTCAATGATGCAATGTCAGGAACAACATATTTCTAGTACAAATTTTGGTTCACAAATTGTACAACAAACGCAAGATACATTGCCACTGCAGTCTATAAGTTTTCCACAGTTTGAGTGGGATTCTAACAATATGGAAATTG includes:
- the LOC124427998 gene encoding G patch domain-containing protein 2 isoform X5 translates to MERVLKAVPADLRVKMEALVHDLTLALEESSNSANVRRRWGIRRRARSTGNIRKFTVRFYKAYRGSLPRLSFYKYQSSLNISKHSDDSSSSICDIRILKNSTPSKYQSDSDDTNQTKRFARFSNLNNVSNIESDSVNENFIPRTNTRRGKKRVLRNDCKNKYGAIWCGKRKRSCRERSTDCEMRSLKPNRTSKSKIRGKIQGEDTVDCSRISSSSISSSDSENGIITNDEDREGDDEQSDWIVESNWWDDGDSTSEDKLGTDSTFQMILHGSFEHSTDESRKRYRQRVKRIREGLTGREIRAGRRHVDNKPGYSIITSANEKVSRFLQDPTQSELKLHPMRQAEREKLRRLANLYSLSLKGDLGCPILYKTRHTTQAVCVDQVSLNRFSDYKRLRKTPPNSPNPDSMMQCQEQHISSTNFGSQIVQQTQDTLPLQSISFPQFEWDSNNMEIEIHGKPKFQDFGHSKSS
- the LOC124427998 gene encoding G patch domain-containing protein 2 isoform X4, producing MERVLKAVPADLRVKMEALVHDLTLALEESSNSANVRRRWGIRRRARSTGNIPSLNISKHSDDSSSSICDIRILKNSTPSKYQSDSDDTNQTKRFARFSNLNNVSNIESDSVNENFIPRTNTRRKRKFKKMAVDSDSNPSTSQTVTIMSTTLGGKKRVLRNDCKNKYGAIWCGKRKRSCRERSTDCEMRSLKPNRTSKSKIRGKIQGEDTVDCSRISSSSISSSDSENGIITNDEDREGDDEQSDWIVESNWWDDGDSTSEDKLGTDSTFQMILHGSFEHSTDESRKRYRQRVKRIREGLTGREIRAGRRHVDNKPGYSIITSANEKVSRFLQDPTQSELKLHPMRQAEREKLRRLANLYSLSLKGDLGCPILYKTRHTTQAVCVDQVSLNRFSDYKRLRKTPPNSPNPDSMMQCQEQHISSTNFGSQIVQQTQDTLPLQSISFPQFEWDSNNMEIEIHGKPKFQDFGHSKSS
- the LOC124427998 gene encoding G patch domain-containing protein 2 isoform X2 — translated: MERVLKAVPADLRVKMEALVHDLTLALEESSNSANVRRRWGIRRRARSTGNILTVRFYKAYRGSLPRLSFYKYQSSLNISKHSDDSSSSICDIRILKNSTPSKYQSDSDDTNQTKRFARFSNLNNVSNIESDSVNENFIPRTNTRRKRKFKKMAVDSDSNPSTSQTVTIMSTTLGGKKRVLRNDCKNKYGAIWCGKRKRSCRERSTDCEMRSLKPNRTSKSKIRGKIQGEDTVDCSRISSSSISSSDSENGIITNDEDREGDDEQSDWIVESNWWDDGDSTSEDKLGTDSTFQMILHGSFEHSTDESRKRYRQRVKRIREGLTGREIRAGRRHVDNKPGYSIITSANEKVSRFLQDPTQSELKLHPMRQAEREKLRRLANLYSLSLKGDLGCPILYKTRHTTQAVCVDQVSLNRFSDYKRLRKTPPNSPNPDSMMQCQEQHISSTNFGSQIVQQTQDTLPLQSISFPQFEWDSNNMEIEIHGKPKFQDFGHSKSS
- the LOC124427998 gene encoding G patch domain-containing protein 2 isoform X1 translates to MERVLKAVPADLRVKMEALVHDLTLALEESSNSANVRRRWGIRRRARSTGNIRKFTVRFYKAYRGSLPRLSFYKYQSSLNISKHSDDSSSSICDIRILKNSTPSKYQSDSDDTNQTKRFARFSNLNNVSNIESDSVNENFIPRTNTRRKRKFKKMAVDSDSNPSTSQTVTIMSTTLGGKKRVLRNDCKNKYGAIWCGKRKRSCRERSTDCEMRSLKPNRTSKSKIRGKIQGEDTVDCSRISSSSISSSDSENGIITNDEDREGDDEQSDWIVESNWWDDGDSTSEDKLGTDSTFQMILHGSFEHSTDESRKRYRQRVKRIREGLTGREIRAGRRHVDNKPGYSIITSANEKVSRFLQDPTQSELKLHPMRQAEREKLRRLANLYSLSLKGDLGCPILYKTRHTTQAVCVDQVSLNRFSDYKRLRKTPPNSPNPDSMMQCQEQHISSTNFGSQIVQQTQDTLPLQSISFPQFEWDSNNMEIEIHGKPKFQDFGHSKSS
- the LOC124427998 gene encoding G patch domain-containing protein 2 isoform X3 is translated as MERVLKAVPADLRVKMEALVHDLTLALEESSNSANVRRRWGIRRRARSTGNIRKSSLNISKHSDDSSSSICDIRILKNSTPSKYQSDSDDTNQTKRFARFSNLNNVSNIESDSVNENFIPRTNTRRKRKFKKMAVDSDSNPSTSQTVTIMSTTLGGKKRVLRNDCKNKYGAIWCGKRKRSCRERSTDCEMRSLKPNRTSKSKIRGKIQGEDTVDCSRISSSSISSSDSENGIITNDEDREGDDEQSDWIVESNWWDDGDSTSEDKLGTDSTFQMILHGSFEHSTDESRKRYRQRVKRIREGLTGREIRAGRRHVDNKPGYSIITSANEKVSRFLQDPTQSELKLHPMRQAEREKLRRLANLYSLSLKGDLGCPILYKTRHTTQAVCVDQVSLNRFSDYKRLRKTPPNSPNPDSMMQCQEQHISSTNFGSQIVQQTQDTLPLQSISFPQFEWDSNNMEIEIHGKPKFQDFGHSKSS